The Thunnus thynnus chromosome 13, fThuThy2.1, whole genome shotgun sequence genome segment ttttctttaaaaaaaaaaaaaaagacacaaaacaattaattgattatcaaaatagttggcgattaattgaACAGTCGGCAACTTATCGATTCATTAACTAATCATCGCAGCTCTACGTGAATCTGAGAAAAGTATTCGATACTTGCTTCAGGTACTGGACAGTTTTTGGTATTTGTTGCCACTGACAGATTTAAGTCAGTAACCAACAAGTATCGAGGTTTGATGCAACACCCTACACGAGACTTGTTGTTGGAACAAGTCGTATCATGTCTTCCACACCACTTcttaagaaaaatatctggGTCAATTGGCCAAAAGTCAAACACGTGGATGATGGAAGATAATAACAGTAGAAGTTGTCAGGAATAAGGATTAAGTCCTTTATGCTTACTGACATGTTATGACAGGAAGCACTGGTTTGAATTCCTGACCCAGTCAAACACCTTATAGTCACGTTTCTATTTACCAATGGATGAATGATGGCTATGAAACCACCAAAAATTAATACAATTAGTGTGTTGCTACAGTCAGATTAATCTTCAGCCTGCTCACACTGGAACACAGTCAATGAGCCAGTAGATTTAAGTGGTAGCCTACATATTAACAAGAGAGGATATGGGGTAAgctttttcatttaattatttggTGTCCTTATGCTCCCTTTTGTTTGAGTGGCATGGTGTAGCAACATGTACACAGCGGGGGCACGGGCTTCATTGTGTGACTTAGGGAGGTGAGTCATTTTGAGATGTGTTTTGTTCGCGTGGGGTCACATGAAagataattatataaaaactaTCCGCGTCAAAGACACAGtgatgacttgttttgttttttctaattttttgtttgtttttttcctactGTCTCATAAGCAATATAACTTGTTTAAAATATACTGACTCATAGATTACAGTCATACCACGATGGATAAGGTGTCACATGCAGGTAATTAAGAAACTGTAGCCGAGTAAACAAAATACCATTCATACACCCGGCTCTAATAACAAATTCACTCCAtgatcaaaacatgtttttccccTGACAAAGATTCCTCAACATGCTCCCCATCACATCTTTTGTCCCTGGTGCAAGAGTGCTGCTGCGCACTATCACCACCTACTGGCCAATCTGAGGGTTAGTGgatgttttttaaacaaaggATGATTAGGGAATAACTTTGGGAATGCTCTTCCAGTGAAAGTAAGTACCATGTAGATTTCCATAAAATACTAATGTGGCACTTTAAACTGTACTACTCCATGAGGAAAGGaatgttgaaatatatataaaattatgaataaactattttTGGATGTTACCACTAAATcctaaataaaatacacttctttattttaatctgACCTAATGGTGTGGACAATAAATCTGTTTATAGAGGATGACATGGAGAGATGAGGTCATGTCTGATACAAGAGTCTGCCCGTCACAGCGGCAAGGGCTTCCCAGAACTAAGGTGATGACATCATTAGTACAACCTGTGCATTGAAAATCAATGAGAGTGGTCCCGAAGCAATGTGAAAGCACTGTCAGCCAGACCATGCAACACAGAGAACAGTGACTACTGTCATAACTGGCAATTTGCAAGTGAGATTTATACTTTTTCATCAATTTTTCACATCAACAATATGATTTTAAAGGTGTCATTTTTACCTGTGGACAAATAGTCATGGTTACAAATTGCACTGTAGTGTTGAAATGCAATGTgtgaatgaaacattttatcacacagcaagaaagcaacagaggaaacagacaaagaaaagcagcagcagtaaatcacctctgtcagctgctgttcaACAATGCCTCTGTACTCCAGTGTGACTGGCTGCTCTTTGGGGCCCTCTGCTGCCAACATCtggcttgcagaaccaagcacatagctgaaaaaaaaaaaagagttgcaGTACAATATGAAAGGTGCTAAATATGCAGGTACAGTGGGGATATGAACAACTGTAAAACTAATGAAATTCAATACAATACCCCAACCATAAACACTACCTTTGTTAAACTTAtcacattcagttttttttggtACTGCTggtttaaaatgactgttttcacCATTCCGTTACATTTAtaatcttgtttttaaaaaaggtgccACATgtaagaattgtgaagcaatttacatgtattaattgtttttattgccAACAAGTGAACAGGTTGTAATGTAACTTAAAAAATTAAACCTTCCCCAACTTTCTCGGTTGCCTATAtgagcctgtggactgatttctatgtgtaGGACTTTTTCCGTGAAAATCCAATAGATATGACATTTTCGCACACTCccgagtgccttgcctctctcccgctACTGTCAACAAATGATGTTTacgaaaatcctgcatagtatacctttaatcATAAGAATATGATGAAGGTTTCCGAGAAAAAAATAGACACCTATGCTCACCTTTCTACATATAGTAGAATAAGGGGACAATTTCAGTAGATGTTATCTTCTTAAACAATGTACAAAGCTGACTCTAGTGGGAGTGAGCTTGTAAATCTATTATTGACCTTCACTTTTTTTCTagcacaacaaagaaaaataacttcagATGTACAAAACTGTTCACATCATTAGACTTTCCTCAGAAATTGATCTGAATCGAGCCCCGGTGGTCAAGCACCTCCCATCAAACAAATGTAAACTGATGCGTGTGTCTTTAAATGTTCCTACTGATAACCCAAGGCCTAAACATACCTGTCGATGTCTGCTACATTGAAACAGAATGTAAATCTCTTGTGGTCCATGCTCTTAGGGGTGGATGCATAAACCATGCCAAGCAAAGAGTGACAGCCTCGACAGATGAGATCCACAATCAGACTGGAAgggaaattacaaaaaaaagagagagaacagtttACAACAAATAGCTACTCATAcctaaatgaacaaaataccTGTAGGTTGCTTTGTCAATGCCTTCCAAAACAACATGTATAAGTATTTTCCTACCTATCTGCCACCTCTATGATTAAGGTATGGTTAAGTTTAGTAAGTCAGCCTTTgggctccgctctgctctcagTCTcagtgtcatggatgtataaagagctgcaggtctgtgtgtctgcttgaccgagggcagggctgagctacacacatgcagagcagagaggccacagcggacaggatgaagttctgcattcacacaaaatctgaATGTGGCACGTTCACACAAGGATGTGTGGAGGTGtagttgtgtttatttctgttttaaaaagggCATATTTTggatgctgtgtttacaaacagcaaccgacaaatcctgcatagtatacctttaaggtTAGGGAAGACTGTGGTTATGGAAAGGTAACAGTAAtcagtaaaagaaacaaaaagtctTCAAACGCTGGTTCGAAGACTTTTTGTTGTGCTCTGAAAAAAGTACAACAACATTTTGCTTTGGCACTGCATATATAAATGATTTTAAGTACTTATTTTACTTGACTATCTGCTACCTTATATTTCTACTTGATGGCATTTTGAAggcaaatattgtattttttactccactacagtGATCTGACAGGTATAGTCAATAATAAGTTCCCAGATTAAGATTTCACATCCATGttgctttttatgttttgtcacCTCTGAGAACAGCTACAATatttaaatgctgcttacaAGTTTAAGCATCAGTTTTTAATAATCCATTAATATAAGGTATAATATTAGAACTGTGACAGGAGCAATCCTGTGGTGTAATGAGCACTTTTAATTTTGATCTTTTGAGTATGTTGAGGTGTCTAAGTAAAATGATGAATGCATGACTTTTACctgtaatggaatatttttacactgttacattgctacttttacttgagtaaatgatCAGGCTACTTTATTTATTACTGGGCTTCTTACCAGAGAGATCTTTTGCTGGGTTCATGTAGGCGAGTGTCCTTTCCAACCAAAACATTGTCAGTGACCcctaaaacatcacaaacatgtTATTAATGCAGAAATACATGCATAAGTTAATTTCCATATGTCTAAATCCACAGCATGTAGCCTACAACTGCACAACTGAGTAGACTTCTCCATCTATCTGCGTTTTCCATGCAGTTGAAACTGATAAATACAAAGTAGACAAATATATatgtttgggtgtgtgtttgatttgtgtggaccaaccaaaacaaaccagaaaaccGAGCGAATCTATCCCTAATCCAGACTCACGTTTCAATCTTATTTGGTTTTGGTCATCTTCACTTCCATCCCAGGACATTGAATCCCCAACTGGCAACTTGCACTTCCCGCAGATGAAGACCACAGGTCCGTCGTCTGCCGTCCGGCTGTCCTCGTCCTCTTCTGCTTGGCCAAACAACTTTTCTTCGACGGCGGTGGAGTCTGTGCTGTACAAATCAAATGTGCTGTCTACATGTTTTTGTGGGCGTTTTACCAGTTTTTCTCTCGACGCCATTTCTACTAGTTTCTCTCAAACAGACTAGCTGTTTTGAACCTACGCGGGTAGCTGACAGTGAAGTGAAGATCAAAGAGTATCCAGGCGAGGCAAGATTTAATTCATTCACACTTCCGCCTTCGCTTGCTAGGTCAGTTCAGTGAGAGACCCCCTcgaagctttttctttttcctttttttggccaAATGTGATTTAATACTTACATGAATGGCAGTGAATTACTTTGTTTGcatgtaatataatattttatttacactcaCGACATTTTAAAGTacctctccactcaaaaatttgtttttcttgtctttcctacagttggatttttgagcttcattgtgcagaatgatgtatgtgcacactttgacactagaaagctggttgcatatataaacatcatttttcaagATAAGAAATCTTTAAACCAGCACTTGCAAATTAGACTACtacattattatgttttttttataaatatgataTGAATGATGGCATACTATGCAATAATAGAATTAACATGCATAATAAAAGAGCCAGTCTATATGATCAGACCtcttattgatttgattttgactTAACACTAATTGATAAGATTTATATCGTTTTGGTATTACTGTTGATATGGTTTTCCTTCCCTAcacttttttctccttctttcattctttttttttcttcgtaCACCTGAGAGTCATGAATATTGATCTTGCACTGATGAACagacattttctcctctttccctGCTGTGTCAAATgcaatcaaatatttaaaacgCAAAAAGGTTCACGGggcattatttatttattcattttgtcgTCATTGCGTAAGTTTCTCATAAATGTGTCAGACTTCCAACTCTACACTGATCCGATCTAGTGGACAAAGATAATAGGTGAACCATCTTGACCTGATTTGTATCTTTGTGAGTCTAGAGGAAACGTGAACCGGAT includes the following:
- the mis18a gene encoding protein Mis18-alpha — translated: MASREKLVKRPQKHVDSTFDLYSTDSTAVEEKLFGQAEEDEDSRTADDGPVVFICGKCKLPVGDSMSWDGSEDDQNQIRLKRVTDNVLVGKDTRLHEPSKRSLCLIVDLICRGCHSLLGMVYASTPKSMDHKRFTFCFNVADIDSYVLGSASQMLAAEGPKEQPVTLEYRGIVEQQLTEMKMLVVSMAQRLEEIEAGLQEGCDEV